A part of Ziziphus jujuba cultivar Dongzao chromosome 8, ASM3175591v1 genomic DNA contains:
- the LOC132804936 gene encoding acidic endochitinase-like: MALQLQAKHFLLACLLILALIQTSKAGGGIATYWGQNLYEGSLAEACNTGLYSYINIAFLITFGGGQDLGLNLAGHCDPTWNTCTKFGAEIKTCQSLGVKLFLSIGGASGTYNLTSAEDAKRVAEQIWNSYLGGTDSSATRPFGDAVLDGVDFDIEVGSVLYYDSLAAYLKNYSQQGKTVYLSAAPQCPYPDAYLGTAIDTGLFDFVWVQFYNNRDCMYTAEAGVGPLLTSWNTWSSSLKSGKLFMGLPATEVAAPSGGYIPPEVLINQVLPVIVKSSNYGGVMLWSRYYDFLSGYSSKIISYLNMLKNPLWSIISMFK; encoded by the coding sequence ATGGCTCTTCAACTTCAAGCCAAACATTTTTTACTGGCTTGCCTCCTAATCTTGGCCTTAATCCAAACCTCTAAGGCTGGTGGTGGCATAGCAACCTACTGGGGTCAAAACCTCTACGAAGGATCTCTAGCCGAGGCCTGCAACACTGGGCTCTATTCTTACATAAACATTGCCTTTCTTATCACTTTTGGTGGTGGCCAGGACCTAGGACTCAACCTTGCAGGTCACTGCGACCCAACGTGGAATACTTGCACCAAATTTGGCGCAGAGATAAAGACTTGCCAGAGCCTTGGTGTTAAGCTCTTCCTATCCATTGGTGGAGCTAGCGGAACCTATAATCTGACATCGGCTGAGGATGCCAAAAGGGTTGCAGAGCAAATATGGAATTCATATCTTGGTGGTACGGATTCATCTGCTACACGTCCTTTTGGAGATGCCGTTTTGGACGGTGTAGATTTCGACATAGAGGTTGGATCCGTACTATACTATGACAGTCTTGCAGCTTACTTGAAGAACTATAGCCAGCAAGGAAAAACGGTGTATTTATCAGCAGCACCTCAGTGTCCTTATCCTGATGCTTACCTTGGGACAGCCATTGACACGGGACTTTTCGACTTTGTTTGGGTTCAGTTCTATAACAATCGTGACTGCATGTATACCGCTGAGGCTGGTGTCGGTCCGCTTCTAACTTCGTGGAATACATGGAGTTCTTCACTCAAGTCAGGGAAGCTGTTTATGGGGTTGCCGGCGACTGAGGTTGCTGCCCCAAGCGGCGGTTACATCCCGCCCGAGGTGCTGATTAATCAAGTTCTTCCGGTCATAGTAAAGTCATCAAATTACGGAGGTGTGATGTTATGGTCTAGGTATTATGATTTTCTGAGTGGTTACAGCTCCAAAATTATCAGCTACCTTAACATGTTGAAAAATCCACTATGGTCGATCATTTCTATGTTTAAATGA